From the genome of Pristiophorus japonicus isolate sPriJap1 chromosome 18, sPriJap1.hap1, whole genome shotgun sequence:
ataataaaggatgggataaaggacagtagagagaaaggatcttagctcagaaaatcaagcagttcaatcagtttgggtggagtaaagaaacagcaaggggcagaaaacattggtgggagttgtttataggctcccaaacagtagtggtaatgtcaggcagagtataaatcaggaaattagaggtgtatgtaacaagggtaatacagaaaTCATGggggacattaatctacatatagactgggcaaaccaaatttgcagtaattgtgtggaggacaaattcatggaatgaacACAAGATGGTTttatagatcagtatgttgaggaaccaactagggaacaggctattttagatctaatattgtgcaatgagaaagggttaattaataaccctaCGGGggacaacggatatgatctttgcagcacgacagctgcaggaaaaatgcagggagcagctccagcccttatacatggccttttttgatcttacaaaggcctttgacactgtcaaccgtgagggcttatggagcatcctcctccgttttggatgccccccaaagtttgtcaatatcctttgcctgctccacgacgacatgcaggccgtgattcttagcacgtctggaccggggtcaaacagggctgcgtcatcgctccaaccctcttctcaatcttcctcgctgccatgctccacctcactgtcaacaagctccccactggagtggaactaaattacagaaccagtgagaagctgtttaacctacgcagcctccaggccaggtccaagatcaccccaacctctgtcgttgagctacagtacgtggacgacgcctgcaactgcgcacattctgaggccgaactccaggatatagtcaatgtattcaccaaggcatatgaaagcataggccttactcttaacatccgtaagacaaaggtcctccaccagcctgtcctcgccgcacagcactgcccccccagtcaagattcatggtgcggcccttgacaacgtggaccacttcccatacctcgggagcctcttatcaacaaaggcagacattgatgcggagattcaacatcacctccggtgcaccagtgcagcctttggccacctgaggaaaagagtgttcgaagaccaggccctcaaatctaccaccaagctcatggtctacagggctgtagtaatacccgccctcttgtacagatcagaggcatggacgacgtacagtagacacctcaagtcgctggagatatacaccaacgatgtcgccgcaagatcctgcaaatcccctgggaggacaggtgcaccaacatcagtgtattcgcccaggccaacatccccagcattgaaacactgaccacactcgatcagcttcgctgggcaggccacatatttcgcatgccagaaccgagactctctaagcaattgctctatgtggagctccttcacagcaaacgagccaaaggtgggcaacggaaacgttacaaggacaccctcaaagcctccctggtaaagtgacacctgggagtccctggtcgaagaccgccctaggtggggaaagtgcatccgggagggcattgagctcttcgaatttcaatgctgcaagcatgaagaggtcaggcacaggcagcagaaggagcatgcggcaaatcacccccacccacccgcctccccttcccccgatgaatgtctgtcccacctgtgacagggtctgtggctttcgtactggcctgttcagccaccaaagaactcactttagaagtggaagcaattaagaaagcaaatagtatgttcgcTTTTATtacaagatttgagtataagagtaaagacgtcttactgcaattatgtagggccctggtgagaccacaccgttttggtctccttacctaaggaaggatatccttgccatagatagagtgcaacaaaggttcaccagattgattcctgggatggggggattgtcctatgaggagagattgaatagactcatcatcatcatcataggcagtccctcagaatcgaggaagacttgcttccacttaaaatgagtccttaagtggctgaacagtcaccAAGAGCCATAttccgtgtcacaggtgggacagatagtcgttgagggtgagggagggtgggacaggtttgccgcacgctctttccgctgcctgcgcttgatttctgcttgctctcggcaatgagactcgaggtgctcagcgccctcccgattgcacttcctccacttagggtgctctttggccagggactcccaggtgtcggtggggatgttgtactttatcagagagactttgagggtgtccttttaacgtttcctctgcccaccctttgactcgtttgccgtgaaggagttccgagtagagctcttgctttgggagtctcgtgtctggcatgtgggcaatgtgacctgcccagcagagctgatcaaatgtggtcagtgctttaatgatggggatgttggcctggtcgaggacgctaatgttggtgcgtctgtcctcccaggggatttgtaggatcttgcggcaacatcgttggtggtatttctccagcaacttgaagtgtctactatacatggtccacgtctgagccatacaggagggcgggtattactacagctcggtagaccatgagcttggtggcagatttgagggtttggtcttcgaacactcttttcctcaggcggccgaaagctgcactggtgcaccggaggcggtgttgaatctcgtcatcaatgtctgctcttgttgataagaggctctcgaggtatcggaaatggtccacattgtccagggccgcgccgcggatcttaatgactggagggcagtgctgtgcggcggaaacagactggtggaggacctttgtcttatggattaggcctatattctctagagtttagaacaatgagaggtgatctcatagaaacatacaaaattcttacaaggcttgacagggtagattcagggaggatgtttcctctggttagggagtctaaaaccaggggatggccatttaggactgagattaggagaaacatcttcactcagaaggtggtgattccctggaattctctaccctagagggctgtggaggctcagtctttgagtataatcaagacagagatcgatagatttttggatattaagggaatccagggttatgaggataatgcaggaaagtggagttgaggtagaagatcagccgtgatctcactcaatggcggagcaggctcgagaggctgaatggcctactcctgctcctaattcttatgttcttatgtcttatttGAATCCTTCATCATAATGAACTAACTGACTGGACGGATGGTGTTGTTCCTCTTCACAATCCTGAAAATTTTAACAAGATTATCTCAAAAAGAGTGCTTCCAACTGGCTCAGCCTTTCCTCAAAGTCGATATTCTAATACCCACTGAAGATGGTTCCAAATGGATTTCTGTGGTTGGGAATAGTCAGGTAGCCAGGCCTTCTGCTGCTCATGAAGTGGCTTCAAGTTCGAAAACGAAATAGAACAAAAAAGAAGAAGAAATAATTCTCACCTTATCTTTTTCTGCTGGATTGAAGACATGCTGATTGGCCAAAGCCTCAACAAGTAGTTGCAGAGTAAGGTCGCTGAGTGTGGCCTCATTGGAGAGGTACACAAAGTCCTTCTTCAGCTTTGTCTTAGCTAGCTCAGACCCTGTGGGGGAAAGCAGAAGGTCTACAATTTAAGGACGTGTTAACTTTGGTGGTATAATATTATTCTGCGTTAAACCATAAAAAGAGGAAGGGTATTAATGGAACAAAACATTCCCCCACACAAATTACTACACAAGACCGGATTTGCATTCCTATATCCAGTCTCTCCAGAATGTTCCAAAGCACCTCACACATAACAAATTACTTTAAAATACAGTGAATATTTTTATATCGGCAAATGCCGCAGCATTCAGCAAGAtttcacagacagcaatgagataaacgacTGGTTAATTTTATGGGGTCTACATGAGGGAGGGATATTGACCAGGACAACGggagacttccctgctcttcttcagacagtgcgatggaatctttaacatccaccaaACCGGCAGAGGAACcgtagtttaatatctcatctgaaagatggatccTCTGATGACATCCCCTCAGAACTCTACTAGTGTTGACCTATAATGAGGAAAACAAACTAATGCCGTCCTGAACCGCGGACTTGCTTGAACCTTCCCACATACCCTCCAagtcactggaatataattttaaTGCATTTCCTCAAAAGCCTAAGTgaagagagaagggggaagggggaaggcccTTTATGGAGGACACCACCAATCCTCAGAAAAGCAGAAAAGACGACAAGATGAATCGAGCAGTAGTGGGTTTGGTTAAGGCCAAGCTTGAGTTTTAAAGTCTAGTAGATTGTAAAGAGattgggaagagtgagagagaattTCCATATTTTTTAGATCTGGGGAAGGAAAGAATGGGAGGCATTGGTGAGTCTTGTTTTTGGCATAGCTGTTgaggctgcatcattgaatatatttaaggtagagatacagatttttgaacaataggggaagtcaagggttttggggagcaggcagggaagtggagctgaggccaagatcagaatgccatgatcttattgaatggtggagcaggctctaggagccaaatggcctactcctgttcctatttcttaagttcttatcgtAAGAATGAAGGACAATGTTGAACAAAAGCTGGACTAAAAGCAGACCACAGCAAGGTCTGTTTTTGAACTGACGATGTAATAAGCTATTTTCCattgatcatcgtcatcataggcggtccctcgtatcgaggatgacttgcttccacgccaaaaagggatgagttcacaggtgtttcaatgaaggacctaatattccaggtcctgaactacatcttaaagggtggaagatgcctgtgcgtggatttttttaacttgtggtggccgttgcacaccagccaccacacgggcttcacagagctaggtcttggtccagtggcaagggttaaccaggacgactggagaccagctctgctgcacggacctagtgcgcacacatatcgcagtgtgggctggcccgtgctgcccctgggcccatattCAGCCTTTAGATGAAGTACGTGGGTGAAGTTTAGTTTTATAGATGCATGCAAATAAAACCATTACATAGCAGCAAAAGGTTGTGACTGTTAAGGGATGAGTGGGACATTTCGGACAGTCAGATTTACATCGAATGACCGTCTTGTTAATGAAGCATCCGTATCTGATCAAAATACCGCAACAGCACTTCTAAAGGGCACAAATTCAAAGGCACACACATATTCCGAACACTCTGTATCCTAAATGCTAGCTATTCGAAGTCAATTACTAAGTCAATGATGTCAGCAGGCTGGCTGCTTTTTCTGTTGTTGAAGTAAACATGATTTCACCCATGTGAAGGAAATGCACCTTGAGGCCCTGAGAGCAGGATCGGAGATGCAGCGGTTCCATCAACCACATAACCTAAAAATACAACCAGACACAGGAATCAATGACTGGAAAAAGCTGCAGATGTTAAACATTTATAAAAGAAAGCAGACATACATCATTGATTGTGAAAGGAAAAAAAGGAACTTACAATCATACAGCACCATTCACTTCCTTCAAGACATCCCAAACTACTTCACAACTaatgaaatacatttgaagtgtagtcactgttggtgtTTAggaaaacagggcagccaatttatgcagagcaagatcccacaaacagcaatgagaataaTGTCTAGATTATCTGTttaagtggtgttggttgaggcctGGGCCCCTTCTTCAAATTGAGACTTGATTTAaactttcatctgaaagacggcacctccaacaatgcatcaCTCCCTCAATACCGTAGTGAAGatcagcctagattatatactGAAATCCCTGGATTGGGCCTTAAACCCACAACTTGCTGACTCGGAGGTGGGAATAATACCACTTAATTCTGCTGAAACTCCTACAAATAATACTACAGCTGAGGTTTGAGATTACACTGAATCAGAGACAGTTAACCCACCATTGACTAACCCACTATCTGCTGAGACAACACTCTTGGAAAAATACTCCCTGATCTCAGTATTGTCGAGCAGGAAGATCCGAAATTTAACCGCTGGTCTGTGCTCTGTTAGTGGATCTCAGATACAGCCACACAAGTTCGAGGCGACATAGCTACAACTGGATGGGAAATAACAGCTTGGGTTCCcactccagtgactcctgctggaaagaacAAGTGTGGAGATTGAGTGAGGACAGGGCTTGATGCTTTCTCACTGTCCATGCTCGCACactgttgtgtcagctgtggctcagtgggtagcacacttgccttggactcagaaggttgtgggttcaaatcccactccagggactggagctcacaatctaggctgaaactccaatacagtgctgagggagtgctgcactgtcggaggtgccgtcttccataTCAGACATTAAGCCAacaccctatctgctctctcagttggaggtaaaagattccatggcactattttgaatctacataaccaaaaaaaacagtttatctggtcattatcacattgctgtttgtgggagcttgctgtgtgcaaattggctgctgtgtttcctacattacaacagtgactacattgtacattcattggctttgagacgtctggtggttgtgaaaggtgctatataaatgcaagtctttctttctcacacatGTGGAATTGTACCTCAACttgaatcaacaccttcaggagagggaatTGGAGGAACAAAAATGATTGGGAATGTGCCCATTTTATCTGAACTTCAGCTACATGGCAGAGTGTGTTAGGCTGTAACACATCATGTAGTGGCTTACAGTTCTATATGTCTATCCTAACTAACCAAGAAAATGCTTCACAGCAATGCTCATTCGATCAACTCTAGTGTTTATTGTCTTTGAAGCCTTTAACCCACAATCCCCTGGATCCACCACTGATATCACATAGTACATGGAGCCAGTTGTCCACATCATTCTgatccccacctcccctctctaaTAACGTAACCCTGTCTGTCTTCTTACCTCCCTGTTTGGATGGAAGCTGATCATAGGCAGGCTTGTTTATTGCTTCAAATGCACAATAAAATAATTCAATGACAGTTGGTCCTTTCTTTTCAATATCATCCAAGAAATTAGAGATACGTGAAATGAGAGTCTTCCTGTCATTCCTGTACTGTAAAAGAAACAGGTAAATCAGTAAGCAACCAAGAGAAAATCATTAATAATTGACTGAGTAAGAATTTATTTGATCCTATATTCTATTGGAAAAACAATTTTCAAACTTTATTTGAGGTTTGACAATGTTATACTCATGTTATCTATTCCAGTGAGTAACTTTACAGTTAACaatacatagtaaaacatcccaatgctgCACAGGAGCATTATCGAACCAAAATTTAACACctcgccacataaggagatactgtattgagagaggtgaccaaaagtttggtcaaagaggtaggttttaaggagtgccctaaaggaggaatgagaggtagagaggtagagtagttaagggagggaatttcagagcttagggcccaggcaacataaggcacggccgtcaaatggtggagcgattgttatgtatgtaataattcgGTAGACTgattactgtaaactaacacaggtacgaacctggctctgctttattcgggcccaaagtgattacattacatgatggcttgccttttatacctgggccgcacacatgtgcgtacagaccaatgacctccgacagtcgcgccacctggtggttagtaaccccaaccatacatacatgacaatatccccctttaagatattagtaacagtgtttttacaaattgagatatgtgaagaggaaaagattagtgaagacaaacgtaggtcccttgcagtcagattcaggtgaatttataatggggaacaaggaaatggcaaaccaaatactttggttctgtcttcacgaaggaagacacaaataaccttccggaagtactaggggaccgagggtctagtgcagcaaaggttcaccagactgattcccggaatggctggactgacatatgaggagagactggagtgactgggcctttattcattggagtttagaaggatgagaggggatttcatagaaacatataaaattctggcgggactggacaggttagatgcagaaagaatgttcccgatgttggggaagtccagaaccaggggacacagtctaaggataaggggtaggccatttaggattgagatgaggagaaacttcttcactcagagagttgttaacctgtggaattccctaccgcagagagttgttgatgccaattcattggatatattcaagagggagttagatatggcccttacagctaaagggatcaaggggtatggagagaaagcaagaaagaggtacagaggtgaatgatcagccatgatcttattgaatggtggtacaggctcgaaggcctGTACCACTAttttcctgcactattttctatgtttctatgtttccatgagacggtccgggctttccgctcccaagttgatcatctcagttcagccttgggcgagcattctgagtctgttatgactggggtctggggagccaatctgatgggagtggcaatgactatgtcagggattgaaagtccagattcattgatgacagcggagtcctctgatgactgaggggaggttggtcactgattgtgtcttcctcagactgttccggttcatccatgtgccgcagctttatctgatcaacatgtttcctgcacgtttgcccactcttgagcttgacgataaacactctgttatcctccttggctgtaATAGTACCGGCgacccatttgggaccttgaccataatttagtacgtacacagaaatgtcgcgtgacacagcagcacgatcatgataccactgctgactttgacgtctgtattcaacatgatcattcaagtcagggtggacgagagagagcctggttatgagacctctccatcaatagttcagcaggtgggaccccggtaagcgtgtgtggtcttgtcctgtaactaagcaatatgtgtgacaagcaagtctgcagtgaaccttgagttacacctttcatactctgcttgatggtttggacagcacactctgcttgaccattagatgcgggtttgaatggtgctgacctcacatgtttgttaccattgagtttcatgaactcttgaaattccagactagtgaagcaaggtctgttgtcgctaacaacaatgtcaggcagaccatgagtggcacacatgacacgaaggctctcaatggtagctgtggatgtactggatgacatgattatacactctatccacttggaatatgcatccaccacaactaaaaacaactttccaggaagggacctgcaaagtcgatgtggatcctggaccatggattagatggccatgaccacagacacagcgatgattctgctggtgctttacttagctgtatgcaagtgttgcactgatgcacacatgattccagatcagagtcaattccaggccaccatacatgagacctggcaatggctttcatcataacaataccaggatgagtgctatgtagatcatgtacaaatttctctctgcctttcttaggcataacaacatggttaccccacagtaaacaatctgactgaatggatagttcgtctttgcaatggttgtaaggtttggtctcatcacccatttgcttgggtatggcagaccaatcaccactaaggacacaacgtttcacaaccgataataatatcgggtcctggctggtccaggtaacttgctgagccgtgacaggggttccttcactttcaaaagcatccatgactaacagtaggtctgcaggttgtggcatctccacctccggtgtgggcaacggcagccggctcagtgcatcggcacaattctcggtgccaggtgaatggtgaatgacataatcatcagcagataatgtcagcacccacctctggatgcgggacgaggcattggtattgatacctttgttttccaaaaacaatgaaatgagtggcttgtgatctatttccagttcaaaccgaagaccaaacaggtactgatgcatctttttaaccccatacacacaggctaatgtttATTTTTCTACCGTGCTGCAGGCTCTTACCACCTTTGaccaacttttagaagcatactcaacaggttgtagtttacccgactcattagcttgttggagcacgcaaccaactccatataacGAAGCATCACAAGCCACTACTAGACTCTTACAtgtatcataatgtaccagcagcttgttagagcaaagcagattggtagctttctcaaaagctctgtcttgagacgcaccccaaacccagttgtcgccttttcttagcagcatgtgcagtggctctaataaagtgctcaatctagataggaaattaccaaagtagttaaatagaccaaggaacgaacgcagctccatcacattctgaagcttatttttgatggccttggaatTCGACTtctagtgccatgaagacgcactttgaacgtttcagtctgagtcccactttgtccagacgatgtagaacctcttccaggttgttcagatgttgggcggtgtcacgacctgtgaccaggatgtcatcttgcaaCACGATGGTttaagggacggacttcagtaggctctccatgttcctctgaaatatggctgcagccgagtgaattccgaaaggacatctgttgtagataaacagtcctttatgagtgttgatgtacATAAGttccttcgacatctcgaccagttcctgtgtcatgttggccaacatcagatccaatttagtgaacgacttccccccggcaaacaggtcatcagctttcggtaacaagtattaatcctgtttcgaaactcgtagtctccacaaatcctgacagtgccatcattcttcaacacaggaacaatggggttggcccattcattaaattcgaccggtgatatgaccccttcacgctgaagtctgtccagttcaattttgaccatctccctcatcatgtatggaaccgcccgagctttatgatggatgggtcttgcatccgagtcctcgtggatctgcaccttggctcctgtgaatttgccaatgcctggttcaaacagcgacgggaacttgctcagcacttgagcacatggagtatcatcctccgacgacaacgctttaatatcgttccaattccatttgattttttctagccaattcctgccgaacaacgttggaccattgcctggaacaatccataacggtatatcatgaaccgcatcatca
Proteins encoded in this window:
- the LOC139228818 gene encoding uncharacterized protein yields the protein MEDLRKDRLHLTNRNGMSSSDLEVVVNELFQKEMINKIEFSKYRNDRKTLISRISNFLDDIEKKGPTVIELFYCAFEAINKPAYDQLPSKQGGYVVDGTAASPILLSGPQGSELAKTKLKKDFVYLSNEATLSDLTLQLLVEALANQHVFNPAEKDKHLNINEELHKRTTEFLIDVMSKGQRPCYLFYKALEEHCVDLCKSLPSARLEEFEPMQLC